Part of the Impatiens glandulifera chromosome 8, dImpGla2.1, whole genome shotgun sequence genome is shown below.
acaaaatgtattaataataaaaaaaagagtggATGACTCCTAATGTCGATTACTTTTACTGTCTAGTGAATAACTTGGCTAGAATGAAAAACAAAAGTATTCAAGAACAAATTCGTTCCATTAAGATTCTATGTACCTCTTTTATCACTATTTTGAAGGAGATTTGAAATGAGCTCAATTTAACCCTCAATAACTTCATTTCTCTaacttcaaaatcaaaccattacaataaaagttataatattagttaaaaatgagttaatcacaaaagaaaacaatatacaattcaaaacaaacaaaaacattcaatattcaaaatcatttcTCTCAACCAATTCAATTCAGTGTTAACTTAAATCTTAATGGTTATAATTATcctaattaaatcataatttaatgtGCCGAAAATTAAAATCtggcggaagcgtaccttaattaatcgcatgaatcttctctttccttgtaATAGAAAAGTCTTTAATCTCTTTATCTTTAACTTTCTTTATGTGGAATGGTTATTCCATTTGATGAGTGAGTCAAtagttttctctctctgttgatgttGATGGGAACACAAAGGAGAATTGACCGTACTTCAAATAGGGACCATTACCATTACATAAAACcaatattaagttaattattatagTTAGGTAATTTCTAATTTAACCCCTTCAAAAATTAGAAATTCTACTCAGacatcctcactttatattatgacaaatacactcataaggcataaacttaatcacattagatcatattattttggcttatattaaatatgacaattgtacaattatttattatactaagTGACTCTAAAAATTTCAACATTAATATCTTTATCATAGTCACATATTATGAAAATGGtctatcattataattttcctattaatttttactatcatattattttttactatcaTATCTTACACAAagctaagattttttttaattcttttttctcTACTAATAGAATTCTCTTCATTGATTccacaaaatatgaaaatcaataTTCTCATTAAAATGATTACCCCTTCATCTTTGTCCCAAATCTTAAAAGTTCAAGGGCTTATTTGATCTTTCTtcattatttctatatatttctCACTTATCTTGCCTCCTTGAGTAGAGTTGAGCATCACTCTACCTCATTAGACCTCCCTCGTCTATATTTCTCCTCCCAAATTGGCCCAAACCATTACACTATGGGTGGGCGCAAGTTCAAACTATCAAATATGATCCCTATAGCTTGGTTCTATAAGCTCAAGAATCTAAACAAATCAATGAATCAAAACCCTAATCACTCCAAACCCAATAAACATCATTCTTCTTcctcctcatcttcatcatcattaaTAGTAACAAATTCCTCTCATTCTTCAGGGTTATCCttatcatcatcaacatcatcttCACTATCTGTTGTTCCTCAACAAACCCATCTCTCCCTCAATAGAACTTCTCAATACTTCAAAAGAGACCTCATCACATCTCTGCCCTCAAAATCCTCCGACACCCAATCCATGGATTCTCCAAGAAAATTTTCCAGACGCAGGCGAATAAACAGAAGAAACAGAGTATCATCTCCTCGCCGGAAGAACCCAGTTGCTCCTACCGATGATGACAAATCACTAATCTTGAAAGATTCCAACTTTGGTAAGTTGCTAAATGTTGAACTTCCTCCAATTGTAACaaaaaaagttgaaataaaGAAGACCCAAGTTGGAATATCATCGGAAAATGTCATGAATTGGTCAGTTAGAAGACTATCTGTAAGTTCACCGAAGATGAAGGAACAggggaagaagatgaagaagaagaaggatcgGAGAAGTGGGTCAAGGCTGTCGGGGAGTTTCGCGGTGGTGAAATCGTCGGTAAATCCGAAGAAGGATTTCATGGAATCAATGGTGGAGATGATTGTTGAGAATGAGATTGAAGGATCAAAAGATTTGGAAGATCTTCTTGTTTGTTATCTTCAATTGAACTCAGATGAGTATCATGAACTTATCATAGCTGTGTTCAAGCAAATCTGGTTCAGTGTTGCAGATAACagattgaagatgaagaagaagtaaTTAGGAGTAACTTTAATTGTTTATTGTTATGTAATTTAAGTTACTATGAAAAATGTTACTCCCTCTACCAGGTTTTAATGTAagttaatataatgtttaatgtaatattatgtttaattaaggtaaatataatataatataaatatattattgatattagttgaaaatatttactttcaaatatattatctaCAGGTTAATCATTATGAATCATATTTGAAAGTTAAATTTGGtggtaaaaacaaataaaaatgtttcCATTTAGAGATATcttaaaagtttgtttgatgttgaattatttagaatctttatttggtttttaaaatatatatatattatttgataaaaaaaaagtaagttattttaatttttaattagtcaaattattacattttttatttatttaaattttatacaagTAATTGTCTTTTAATTAAGCGATTATTTTTAATCGTAAGAAGTTATAGCATAACTTTTGTCACttaaacaaagagaaaatattaattttgtgatTATAGTTACTTAGGTTATGttttcatgttaattttttttttcaattttgttaaggatttaatttaCTTTTCAATAATCTTTGTATCACCTTCACTTAAGAATTGATTTTTATGGAAATttcgtcccataatagagttttacctTTGGTGTAACGCAATCAAATATCACGGTTTGAACAAGATATTATGCGTTAGTAAGATATTGATAGATTTTATGTGAGACATTGCTATAAAttgttcgctaagatgattccatataatttttattggaaaaattttggaagTCAAAGATTATATCTAATATCTCGTTAtttggatgaagcgttattcaTGATGAAATTCTAatggatgatatgtgcatgaaaaaatattgtattatggtAAGTCGAAAATGTCACAAAAatgttgaatcgacaactcacttacttttgcattgtctaggggtgactagtatttgaagttttttgtgaagtattactgagattcattgggtgatgcccgagtTTTTAGGTAGTTACtgagaaatttggattgatgcgatTGATATGGCAGGTCTACATAAATGGGTTACcgtcccaattattttttggtggattaTCTGGTTTGAgggaaatcgtcgaactttcaatggtggtagtcgtccgatgcgtatcattcataatattattattgtgacGCTTTCTGATATTAGTTTAGGAAAACTAGTAAATTATATCAGGGAGTTAATCTTCTCGTGGATTTATGAGCTCGATAATTTATTGAGTAccgtttttttttcttatttcttatttttttccttttcatgtcatgttttgtCGGTGTGGTGTGCTtaaacgttttttttttcatttttaatatacacatactttttctttttttaaaaaaaaaaaatcttcatatTATCCTTCTTATATCACTTATATTGATTTGGAAACAGATTATTTCACTTAGTTTTCACAATCCTCCATTTCTTAAGAATaccatgattaatattattataattattctaaCTTATTCCAATCTCAACAAGTAAAAtgtatttaagtatttaattatCACCTCtacataatgaaaataaatcatatatctTAACCAATTTCAATCTAATGACCTTAGAAACTAATGACActaaataattatgtttgtccaattgaattctttatttgtatttgtatcAATATATTTCTTGACATTCTCGATAAAATGGGCTATAGTGTGAGAGATTAGTGAAACTTCAAGCTAGTTTGCACGAATAGTccaatttcttttatattcattatttcaCTTGATTATGTCCTTGTTTCCATATGATTcacat
Proteins encoded:
- the LOC124912511 gene encoding transcription repressor OFP1-like; the protein is MGGRKFKLSNMIPIAWFYKLKNLNKSMNQNPNHSKPNKHHSSSSSSSSSLIVTNSSHSSGLSLSSSTSSSLSVVPQQTHLSLNRTSQYFKRDLITSLPSKSSDTQSMDSPRKFSRRRRINRRNRVSSPRRKNPVAPTDDDKSLILKDSNFGKLLNVELPPIVTKKVEIKKTQVGISSENVMNWSVRRLSVSSPKMKEQGKKMKKKKDRRSGSRLSGSFAVVKSSVNPKKDFMESMVEMIVENEIEGSKDLEDLLVCYLQLNSDEYHELIIAVFKQIWFSVADNRLKMKKK